Genomic DNA from Fusarium keratoplasticum isolate Fu6.1 chromosome 2, whole genome shotgun sequence:
TGATGCAAAAGATAAACATGCTCACGGTAATGCTCAAGAATCTCGTTTTGATTCACCCCCTGCCAAATGACTCGGCGTTCGTTTGACTCGGACTGTACTTCCCAGGGGCCCAAGTGGACCACGCGTTCCCGGGGAGTGCCTTCAAATAGAGTTCTAAGATATCAGTGTGAGAAGCTGTAAACAACGAGCGGAAGAAAAACAAATCATACGTTGTTGCTTGGAAATGGGGCAGACCGCGATGCATTCCAACCCCCACATAGGTGCGATAGGAGTTGATGGAAGAATAACTAGGGGGAGGGCGAGTACGAGTCGGCTTCATTTCATTAAACTCAACAATAGCGGGTTCAATCGACGTAGACTCGGGCCGAATAGACTCGGGGTATACGATAATGTTTTCGAGGGGGGAAGAGAGATCCATAAGGTAATCGATGTATGTTGTCATGTCATCAAGAACGTCTTCCAAACTGTATGGACCATTTTCTTCATCCGAAAGACTCTCAGAATCTTCTGTAGCGTTGGGTGCCCCAAGAACAGCCCCGGCCTCTTCTAGCAGTAGCCGAAGCTCGCGAGTGTCTGCAGCAGGATTGGCTGGCTGTGATGTAGGAATCACCTGGGCCAAGTCGACATCAGTCACTTTTCCAAGTTCATAAAGAGCCGAAAGAACAGTCTGATAAAGCTCAGAAGACGTCGGGAGGGCTTTATCCAGCTGACCGTTAGCAGCAGAGACGCCGTCTCCCCAGAGAAATAATCGCTCTGATTCGTTGCGTAGCCGTCGCGACTGCTCATCCGGTGTGAGCCTTTGGTGTGCATTGATACATGAGTCCAAAATGGTGTTGAACAAGTTGTCAATCAGGGGATGGCTGGAAGGGTTTGGTCCCATGGTTGAGACTGTCGCAGGGACACAGAAGGCTCTGGAGTTCTATGATTCACTAGAGAACTCTTTGTGTCATTAGACAAGGCCGATCCATTTGCGAGAGCTTGTCCTATGGAGTGAATATGCGGCTGCTGGTTTGTATGAGCAAGGACGAAGTCCTATCACACCAGCCCAGATAAAGGGTTGGGCACGTGAGATGGGTGATTGGCTCCCTCACTCATAAACCCCTCACTTGGCACCAGCTGAAACACCACTGTGGACATACGATTTCAAACTCTCCAGGCTAGTCGATGAAAATGCTTCTAGTGCTGTGGTCGCCAAGTTGACGAATATTACGGTTTCAGTCCTTGTTCATCATGGAGTTCATCGTTGGGACGGTTCTGGCTGGTGTCCCTATTGTGCTTGAGGCCTACGATCGCTACTGGGACCTATCAAAAGGCTTCACCACCTTCCGTCATTACTCAAAAGAATTGGTCAAATTGGATACAATTCTTAATACGCAAAAGACCCTTTTCAGGGGAAACATTATAAAGCTTCTTATAGTAATTACCAACGATCCAGAAAGGGCACGCGGGTTGCTCTCCGAAAGGAGCAAGGAAACATGGGAGACGTTGAAGCTTGAAACGATCAACAGCGAGCAGCGCCTCGAGTCACTCAGAGACACCTTTACGTCCTGGAAGGCCACTCTTGATCAGGTTCTGTCATCCGTCACAGCGATATGTCTCGAGGTGGAGAGCTTTCGAATAACGAACGTGGTGCCGATTGACTCACTCCCCTCAAGGGAGACGCTAAAGCAACTGCAGAAGCGATTCCGACTCTGTTGGAGGAAGGGAGAAGTTCAGGATTCCATCAAGGAGTTGCGGGACTTTACAACTGACTTTAACGAATTGACGACTCGGGTCATCAGTGAGCTCAAGGAAATACAAAGCACACCGAGTAAGGGGCTTACAATACAACGAACAACAAGTCAGTCTGGGAACCTTGACAAGTATCGCCAAATCCAGTCCGCATCACTTCGACTATACAACACCTTTGCTCAGAGATGGTCTTGCACGAAACACCCAAGACACGCCGCAAGTATCTCTCTTGTCGATTTAAACAAATCCGGCAAGTCAAACGTTACAGAAAACGGCATCAAATTCAACGTTGCTATCGCCAGCGAAGTTGGGCCTGCTAAAGTGCCAGACTCACTGATCTGGTTGGAGGTGGAAACGGTTGACGCAAGAACCCCAAAGGCTGTGGAAACGGCAGAGCCCAAGACGAGCGATAAAGATACTTGGGAAAATACGATACAAAGGATGACGAAGCATGCTCACTGGGCATCTCCTGAGTCATCTGGAAGCCTCGACACCGAGAATTTGGCCAACAGCAGCCAGACAAGCAACGCGGATTCTATCATCGATCTCGAAATGATCGAGGATCTCTGCCGGCTATTTCAGATCCCAAGGCCGATATGTTCCTCTACCTGCGTCGGCTACATCACATACGCCGGGCTTCATCACTTCTATCTCACGCCTCCAGAACGGCAGCCACCGGGGCAACAAACATCCCTGGCAGAAATCATTACCTGGATATCTGAGGATGAGTTTACTCGTAGTCTTCCAAGAACCACCATGGTCCATCTTGCCGGCTCCCTGGCTACTGCTGTCTTGCAATATCACTCTACACCTTGGCTGCCAAAGACTTGGGAGAGTAGCCAAGTACTCTTTTGTGGATCTGGGGACAACCTGGAGGACGCcagctccatctcgtcaacgAGTCCATACTTTCGAGTCGGCTTCGCAAACCCTGAAACCACAAGCAGCAAGGAATTGGATCGCAATCCTGCAGGTAGTCTTCCCGAGGCAAGTAACCGAGTTtttccaacaccaacaccctcTTCGCTCGCTCGTAACGCGATTCTCTTCCGCCTGGGCATaatcctcctcgagctgggATACAGTCAACCATGGCCACATCTTCGAAACCGGCTATTTTCAACCCTTCCCCCTCAACATCAAACCGACTACGATgccgccgagaagctggctCAGACACCACTCTTGCGAAATCGAATGGGCCCAAGGTTCTCAACTATAGTACGCAAGTGCTTAGGCTGTGACTTCGGGTTGGGAGAGAGTGATCTCAGGGAACGTTTCTTGCGGATGTGGTGGAGGCATTGCACGAGATGGAACGAGGGTTGAGACAGTTGGAACAGCGGTTGGGAAGTGGGTTTTGCTAGCAGGAATAGACTCGCTATTCTCATATGTCAAATATCTCCCTTCTTTGCTAATAAAAGGCTTCATTGTGACAAAGGTAGACCCATGTATGAGACTGTTTCACCTTCACTCTCAAATTCTGCAGCTATTCATGGTTTCTGCATAAGGCGTGTTGGAAATTGTTGTCCCTTCTGTTTTTTCTGCTGCTGGTCATCGTCTCTAAGGATACACCTGTGATTGCTTTAGAGTCTGATTCGCATATTGGATAGAGCCTTTAAATAACTGCCAATCTATAAAAATGGCAGGGGGTGGTATAGTGTTCTTATGTCATAACGAAGCAGCTGCGCAGACGACCTCTCCTGCATCCGCCATGTGCTTCAAGTTTGATGTCAAGCTAATGAACTCAGTCACAGCCAAGACACTTGAGAAATGACCTGCAGTAGTATAACGGGGTCAATTACACACTTTCAGCCCATGAGTATCCTGGTGACCGGGTATGTGATGCATTGGTGTCCGGTGCGTCTACCTTACTGGCTTTATCTTCCAGACTTAGCAGTGGCCATGCGGCAAGACTCTCCATCACGTCTACTAGACATCTATATATGATCATCTCAAGCTCCATCTCATTCTTCCCTTTCAACTTGACTTTTGACCAGCttccatcctctctcatctAATACCCAACATGGACGAATACGACGCAGAAGATCCGAGCCTACTCATACAGAGCAAAATCAACTTCCACCTCGCCGTCAAAGAGATCGAACTCATACAAGGTCACTTTCTGAGGGCCTATATTTCTTGGGATGGGAACTGGAGGCAGGTGACGCTTGACCTGGACTGGTACATCGGGAACGGCGAGGGCCGCCTTGTCTGGGGTGCGAAGGGTGAGCCCCTATCCCTTACCGCCCAAGAGTTTAGCTAAGCCTTGGGATTCTCCCTAGATTTCTCTTGGTCATCTACCAAGGTCGAACTCGCCAAGGCTGTCTACGGGTGGTGCCCCACGCTGTATGCAACCTCCATGGATTCCCGTGGTCGGGCCCTACGCAGCGCCCTCAACTTAGACCAGTGCATTGGCATAGAGAACGGTGCCCTTGTTTGCTGTACGTTTCCCCTTTCATATCTCCTTTCATAGTGTCTTACTAATGCTAAGACCTCTAGCTCCCGACATGCGATTCGTGGTGGAGCCGGTGGTTAATGAACGACAGGCGGTCCTCTATTTCCAAGTGCGATCCTAGCTTCGCTTGACCGAAGGTTAACCCGAACCTAAAGCCTTGATTTAATTTACTCTACTGTTTTTCATAAAGCCTGGTATCTGTCTGTATCAGTGTTCGTTGGTATCATGGATAGAGACCTCTTTGGAGACGCAACCAAGTTCACAATGGTGTAATACCCCCAACTCTTTCACTACCTACAAAGCGTTTGAGCCAGTGAACTCACCTTTTTAACGCATTTTGTCTACCGTAGATCATTTTGAGGCGGAATGGGTATTGGGTGAGTTGGAGCAGCGCTTAGAAAGTTATGGTGTTGGGTAACAGGGCTCAAATAAACAATTATTTTTCCCCTCACCTTTCCTCTCAAGCTTTACAGCCGCTCACGTTCTCTTGAATCTACTGTTTGGGGACTCCTGGTCCTACCACTCCTTCCTGTTCGTGTTGTCGTTCTCATACTTGAAGCTGGAGTAGCAGATTGCATATAGCGAAGACAATCGTATCACGGCTTTGAACCCACGGGGATCAACGTTCACTCAGTATCTGATTGAGGACGGCACTCTAGAATTAAGTCGATACACCACTGTCTCCCACGATCGCCTCCGCAGGGAGCAAATAACCTCCACGGTTTAGAGATACGTAGCTTTTGTAGCTCTTTGGAGGATCTTCATTGTCGAGAGTTGGAGTAGCTGTTAGGAAGTCCCAGTCTTGGAAAGCATGAAGAAAACTGTTCAGTCGAATTTTCAGGTCATGCAGCCATTCATACTCTCTTAGTTCAGGGGTCTAAGAATCAATGGCCTTGGCGTTTTTCTTTGGCTCAACGCCGCCTTGAATGAAAGGAGGTAAGTGGGCATTTTAGGCTAAGTAGGCATTTTAGAGCTTGTTATCGGATGACCTGCAGTCGCCCACATCCATATGCCTAGCTGGCAAGTGCCAGTTGTTTCTTGATCAGAGTTACGCAACAGTCATCTGGTTTTGCTATAGGCCGAAAGTGCTACATCAGCAATGCCCTGAAGTTAATCGCGGCACAAATGCTCGTCAAATGACCAGTAATGGTATTACTAAGGTACCCAAACCCTTTCGTCGGATGAGTGGGAATATTATCAGGTGTCTGACGTACTAGTATTGAATGAGTGACACCTTTTGCCTCATTTGATGGTTCTATCTTCTTAACTCAACAGTGCTTAATGGCCACGGGGCAAGGGTCTCTTTGTCACGTCTAGCATACATCGATATAAGGCCTTCTAGTACCTCTTCTGCTCTCCCGACTCTCCCCTTTATTCTCCACTCATCTTTCCCATCTGATCATTAGCTTTTGTTTTATATTAGGTAGCATACTCACTCTCCACGCTCTTCAAGAGCTTCCAAAACCCATGATGAATTCATCAATGAATTTCCACCTCGCAGCCAAAAACGTGCGGCTTGAAAATAACCACTATCTTAGAGCCTGGATCTCGTTTAATGGCAAATGGGAAAACGCgagcctcgacctcgatcTCTATATCGGTAATAATAACGGAGCTCTTTCTTGGGGTGGCAGTAGTGAGTCTCTATCCCTTGCAGAAGAGATGCGATATACTAACATGTCAAACCCTCGCTCAGACTTCTCTCTCGAAGCCACCAACATCAGACTTGGCAAGGATCCTTACGGCGGCTGGTGCCCCGTGCTTTACGCAACGGTCCTAGACTCGAACGGAGTTGCCAAAAGCTGTGGTATCTACCTAGGGCGTTGCATTGGCATCGAGAATTCTAATCTCTCTTGTGGTACGATTGTCACTCAACACTGTATTCACATGACCTTGACTGAATTTGGGCGTTACAGATATCAGCAAAGCACACTTGACAGAGCCCGTGAGGAACCCCAACAGTGGAATCAACTACTTTCTACTTCCATGGCAGTACCGCTATGCTTACTAGTAACTAAGGGACAAATAACTTCTCCATCATGTGGTGGAGCCCGAGGACATGCATTTGCGTCTTTCTTCTTAAGTGTGCCTTAGTTTTAGTTTTATCCCGTTTGGCGCCGAGGTTGACGTGTCTTCCTACAAAGGGCCAGGCCACTGCCCTTTTACGGTAAAGACCATGGTAACCCATGGTTATGATATTTTATGCTATGACGGCTTGCCACTGTTTCATTTTGATACCTATTTGATGGTT
This window encodes:
- a CDS encoding CVNH domain-containing protein, whose protein sequence is MDEYDAEDPSLLIQSKINFHLAVKEIELIQGHFLRAYISWDGNWRQVTLDLDWYIGNGEGRLVWGAKDFSWSSTKVELAKAVYGWCPTLYATSMDSRGRALRSALNLDQCIGIENGALVCSPDMRFVVEPVVNERQAVLYFQVRS